One Natrinema longum genomic window, ACGGCGCTCGCCTTCGCCGCCGGATCGGCGACCGATAGTTCGAGGGTTCGCCCGGACGCCGTCGTGTCGACGACCCCTTCAAGGTCGGTGACGAGATCGCGAGCCCACTCGGCGGGGTCCGCGAGGGTGAGCGTCATCGTCGCGCCGCCGCCCAGCTCCTCGCGGAGCCCGTCGATCGTATCGACGGCGACGAGTTCGCCGTCGTCCAACACGCCGATCCGATCACAGACCGCCTCGACGTGTTCCAAGATGTGACTCGAGAAGAAGACGGTCGTGCCGCGTTCGGCCTCGCTGCGAACGAGGTCCTGCATCTCGCGGATCCCGTGGGGATCGAGCCCGGTCGAAGGCTCGTCCATGATCAGCAGGTCGGGATCGCCGACCAGCGCCACACCGGTCGCGAGCCGCTGGCGCATTCCCTTGGAGTAGTCGCCGGCCGGCCGCGCGCCGTCCTCGGCCGAAAGTCCGACGCGTCGCAGGATCTCGTCGGGGTCGTCGTCGGCGTCTTTCGTCTTGCTGGCGAACTCGATGTGCCGTCGGCCCGACAGGCGCGGGTAGACGTCGAACCCCTCCGGGAGGACGCCGACCCGGGGACTGATCGCGTCGGCGTCCGCCTGAGCGTCGTAGCCCAGTACCGTCGCCGATCCAGCCGTCGGGCGGGTGAGATCGAGTAGCATGTTGATCGTCGTCGACTTCCCGGCCCCGTTGGGACCCAGAAAGCCAAACACCTCGCCGTCGTCGACGGTCAGATCGAGATCGTCGACGGCCGTGAGGGAGCCGTACTCCTTGGTCAAGCCGCTCGTCTCGATCGCGGTCATCTCGACGACCTACCACAGCGGAAAGGATAACCACCAGCCACGATTTCACGCAGCGAAACTGTGGGTTCTTTTATATCCTCCTGTCATACGAACGACCGAATGCCCGACGATGAGGACCGAGAAGTGCTCGCCCTACTCGACGACGAGTATGCACGCCGTATCCTCATCGCCGCCAGTGAGGAACCCATGTCCGTCGAGCGACTCACCGAGTGCTGTGACGCCTCGCCACCGACGATCTACCGGCGGATCGACCGGCTCGCGGATCAGGGGTTCCTCGACGAATACCAGGAGCTCGATCCCGATGGACACCACTACAAGACCTACAGCACGCGACTCGAGCGCGTGGCGATCGAGATCGCCGAGGGCTCGATGGAGATGGACGTGTACCGCCGCGACGAGGACCCCGCCGACCGGTTCACCAGACTGTTCGAGGACCTGTGATCGACATGTTCGGACCACCACTGCAAACGGTCGAAAGCGGAGGCGGAACGACGACGGTCGCCGTCGCCGTCTTCCTCGGACAGGCTATCGCGTTCGTGATCGCGTGTTGGATCGCAAAGCGGTCCTACGACGGCTACCGGGACGTCCGCCGGACGCCCCTGCTGTGGCTCGCGCTCGGGATCACGCTGCTGGCCGCGGTCCCGACGGTCCTTCGGTTCCTGTTGCCGACGCTGCTCGGTGCGTCGTCGGTGACGACGACCGTCCTCGCGAGCGTCAGCGAGATCGCCGGCCTCACGGCGATCCTCTATACCGTCTACGGCCGTCCGTGAACGGAATCGCCGCCGTTCGAGCCGACTCTCGGAGGTGGGAAGAGTGACCGTCGGTGTCGGTGCCCTCGGCGTCGGTTCGCTCCCCGTCCTCGAGGCCGCACCGACGGCCTTCGGGCTCGACGAGGAGACGACGATCTTCTTCGCCGGACTGGCCAGCGCCGCCCTCGGCACGGTCGTGGCGTGGACGGCCTATCGGGGCTACGCTCGCAACGACAGTCGGCCGATGCTGTTCCTGGCTATCGGCGTCGCGTTCCTGACGGCCGTCCCGTTCGTGCTCGCGTACGCGGTCGATCTGGTTGCGGACGTAACGGACGCGATCGTCCTGCTCGTCGTCACTGCTTGCCATCTGGTCGGACTCGTCGCGATCGTTCGCTCGTTCAGGAGGCCTGATTCAGCATGAAATCCACACGGACGTCATCACCGCTTGCCGCAGGGAGAACCGCTCTCGACCGCCTTCGAGGCTGGCTTCGCTGGTTCGTCGGCGTCGTCGTTCGCAAACGGACCTACGCCAACGTCGCGTACCTCCTGCTCGCGTTTCCCCTCGGGATCGGCTACTTCACGGTCCTCGTGACCGGCATCGCGATCCCGGCTGGCCTCACGTTCGGGCTCGTCGACATGGCGAGGACGGAACCCGTCGCCTTGCTGATCGCCGGCATCCCCCTCCTACTGGTGCTGTTGTGTATCGGCATTCCGACCGTCCTGGTCGTCCTGTTCGCCTCGGTCGAGTTGACCGCCCTCGAGCGAGTCCTCGCCGATCGGTTGCTCGACACCGATATCCCGACGGCCGACCCGGCTCCGACGCTCCGCGAGCGGGTACGACGGCTCGTCTTCGATCGGGGGACGTGGAAAGGCGTCGGCTACCTGGGTAGCAAGTTCGTGCTCGGGTTGGCCACGTTTTTCCTCCTCGCGTTCGGGGTCACGTTCACGTTCGTGCTGGTCGCCGCGCCGCTTCACTACCGAAATCAACTGGTCGGTATTCACCTCGGCGGCCCGGTCGAGTTCGTCCCCGAACTCACGTACCAACACGCCGGCTGGGTCATCGACGTCGTCTCTCCGGTCCCCCTCTCACTCGCCGAGGGCGAACTGATCTCGTTCTATATCGATTCGCTCGGGGAAGCGCTGGCCCTCTCGGCGATCGGCGTGCTAGTCGGACTCGTCGTTCTCCACCTGTTCAACGCTGTCGCGTGGCTGTTCGCGCGGTACACGGAGCTGTTGCTTCGGGACACCCAACCGTCGATATTCAGCGAACCGCCGGAATAGGAGAGCACCGACGGCCGACGTCGTTCGCCGCGACTGGCGACGGTGGGGACGCCGCAGTCGTCCCGATCCCTCAATCGTTTGGGAACAGTGGTATCACCGAGACACGCCAAGACGGCGTTGCGGCAGGAGCACCCACCACCAACTCCCCTGCCGTGAGCCTCCCGCCACCCGATCCCGCTCTCCCGTTTTGGGCTCGGTGCTCGAGACGGTCACAGCCGCTGCCATCGATCACCTCATCGAACGGGCAATCCGTGCCGCGTGAACGCGTCCGGAAACACGGCCGTCACCGGACCGAAGGAGTGTTTTGTGTGCAGTCCGTCCTAGTCACCAATGAGTCAACAGAACCTCGAGTCGCTCGACGTCGGGGCGATCCGGGAGGAGTTCCCGATCCTCCAGCGGGAGTTCAACGACGAGCAACTCGTCTACCTCGACAACGCGGCGACGACCCAGACGCCCGATCCGGTCATCGACGCGATGAGCGACTACTATCGGGAGTACAACGCCAACGTCCATCGGGGCATCCACCACCTGAGCCAGGAAGCCTCGATCGCCTACGAGGAGGCCCACGACCGCGTCGCCGAATTCATCGGCGCGAGCGGCGGCCGCGAGGAGATCGTCTTCACCAAGAACACGACCGAGGCCGAGAACCTGGTCGCCTACTCGTGGGGGCTCAACGAGCTCGGCCCCGGCGACGAGATCGTCCTCACCGAGATGGAACACCACGCCTCGCTGGTCACCTGGCAACAGATCGGCAAACGCACGGGAGCCGACGTGAAATACATCCGGATCGACGAGGACGGCCGCCTCGACATGGACCACGCGCGAGAGCTCGTCACCGACGACACCGCGATGGTCTCGGCGGTCCACGTCTCGAACACGCTCGGCACCGTCAACCCCGTTTCCGACCTCGTCGAGATCGCCCACGACCACGACGCCCTGGCCTTCATCGACGGCGCACAGGCCGTCCCCAACCGGCCCGTCGACCTCGAGGCCATCGACGCCGACTTCTACGCCTTCTCGGGCCACAAGATGGCCGGCCCCACCGGAATCGGGGCACTCTACGGCAAGAAGGAGATCCTCGAGGAGATGCAGCCCTACCTCTACGGCGGCGACATGATCACGAAGGTCACCTTCGAGGAGTCGACCTGGAACGAACTCCCCTGGAAGTTCGAGGCCGGGACGCCCCAGATCGCCGAAGCCGTCGGCCTCGTCGCCGCGATCGACTACCTCGAGGAGATCGGTATGGAACGCATCGAAGCCCACGAGGAGGAGATGGCCCGCTACGCCTACGAGCAATTGGCCGCCGAAGACGACGTCGAGATCTACGGCCCCGAGCCCGGGCCGGAACGGGGCGGGCTGGTCGGCTTCAACCTCGAGGGCGTCCACGCCCACGACCTCGCCTCGATCATGAACGATCACGCGGTCGCGATCCGCGCCGGCGACCACTGCACCCAGCCACTCCACGACAAACTCGGCGTGGCGGCGTCCGCTCGAGCCTCCTTCTACGTCTACAACACGAAAGCGGAGGTCGACAAACTGGTCGACGCCATCGATGACGCGCGTCAGCTCTTTAGCTGACGCGCGAGGGACGTCTTGCCGAGCACCGCAAGGCAAGGCTCGAAGCGGCGAAGCCGCTTCGTAGACGCACGACAGTTGTTCGCGTAAGCGAACAACAGAGTGCGAGGAGGTGTCGACGACGTTTTCGCGAGCGAACGAAGTGAGCGAGTGAACGCCAGCAAGAGCGAAGCTCTTGCCCGGCGCGTCAGCTCTTTAGCTGACGCGTGAGGGACGTCTTGCCGAGCAACGTCGTTCGAAGCGGCGGAGCCGTTTCGTGATGA contains:
- a CDS encoding DUF7521 family protein, which encodes MTVGVGALGVGSLPVLEAAPTAFGLDEETTIFFAGLASAALGTVVAWTAYRGYARNDSRPMLFLAIGVAFLTAVPFVLAYAVDLVADVTDAIVLLVVTACHLVGLVAIVRSFRRPDSA
- a CDS encoding ABC transporter ATP-binding protein; this encodes MTAIETSGLTKEYGSLTAVDDLDLTVDDGEVFGFLGPNGAGKSTTINMLLDLTRPTAGSATVLGYDAQADADAISPRVGVLPEGFDVYPRLSGRRHIEFASKTKDADDDPDEILRRVGLSAEDGARPAGDYSKGMRQRLATGVALVGDPDLLIMDEPSTGLDPHGIREMQDLVRSEAERGTTVFFSSHILEHVEAVCDRIGVLDDGELVAVDTIDGLREELGGGATMTLTLADPAEWARDLVTDLEGVVDTTASGRTLELSVADPAAKASAVTQLDDGGATIRDVRIEEVSLESLFTALTNGGESERTGEAAESGTSDGGPTGTEPGVAQ
- a CDS encoding aminotransferase class V-fold PLP-dependent enzyme, producing MSQQNLESLDVGAIREEFPILQREFNDEQLVYLDNAATTQTPDPVIDAMSDYYREYNANVHRGIHHLSQEASIAYEEAHDRVAEFIGASGGREEIVFTKNTTEAENLVAYSWGLNELGPGDEIVLTEMEHHASLVTWQQIGKRTGADVKYIRIDEDGRLDMDHARELVTDDTAMVSAVHVSNTLGTVNPVSDLVEIAHDHDALAFIDGAQAVPNRPVDLEAIDADFYAFSGHKMAGPTGIGALYGKKEILEEMQPYLYGGDMITKVTFEESTWNELPWKFEAGTPQIAEAVGLVAAIDYLEEIGMERIEAHEEEMARYAYEQLAAEDDVEIYGPEPGPERGGLVGFNLEGVHAHDLASIMNDHAVAIRAGDHCTQPLHDKLGVAASARASFYVYNTKAEVDKLVDAIDDARQLFS
- a CDS encoding sensor domain-containing protein, which encodes MKSTRTSSPLAAGRTALDRLRGWLRWFVGVVVRKRTYANVAYLLLAFPLGIGYFTVLVTGIAIPAGLTFGLVDMARTEPVALLIAGIPLLLVLLCIGIPTVLVVLFASVELTALERVLADRLLDTDIPTADPAPTLRERVRRLVFDRGTWKGVGYLGSKFVLGLATFFLLAFGVTFTFVLVAAPLHYRNQLVGIHLGGPVEFVPELTYQHAGWVIDVVSPVPLSLAEGELISFYIDSLGEALALSAIGVLVGLVVLHLFNAVAWLFARYTELLLRDTQPSIFSEPPE
- a CDS encoding winged helix-turn-helix domain-containing protein; translated protein: MPDDEDREVLALLDDEYARRILIAASEEPMSVERLTECCDASPPTIYRRIDRLADQGFLDEYQELDPDGHHYKTYSTRLERVAIEIAEGSMEMDVYRRDEDPADRFTRLFEDL